One Panicum virgatum strain AP13 chromosome 9K, P.virgatum_v5, whole genome shotgun sequence genomic region harbors:
- the LOC120648620 gene encoding expansin-A31-like: MDMAGSLILCTVLAACLAHTAAQWNPGTATFYGGPDGSDTMGGACGYGNLYNAGYGILNAALSETLFKGGASCGQCYTISCDGSRPGGEYCKPGTSITVSATNLCPANFALPNGGWCGPGRPHFDMSQPAWEHIGVYQAGVIPVVYQQVKCWRSGGVRFSIAGFNYFLLINIQNLSGSGSVGNAWIKGDNTGWIQMSRNWGANWQALSGLVGQGLSFAVTSTGGQYIQFLNVVPAWWKFGETYTTNQNFYY, from the exons ATGGACATGGCCGGGTCTCTGATCTTGTGCACAGTCCTTGCAGCGTGCCTCGCGCACACCGCCGCCCAGTGGAACCCTGGCACCGCCACGTTCTACGGCGGACCCGACGGCTCCGACACCATGG GTGGCGCGTGCGGGTACGGCAACCTGTACAACGCTGGCTACGGTATTCTCAACGCGGCGCTGAGCGAGACCCTGTTCAAGGGAGGCGCGTCGTGCGGGCAGTGCTACACCATCTCGTGCGACGGGTCGCGCCCGGGCGGCGAGTACTGCAAGCCCGGCACGTCGATCACCGTCTCGGCCACCAACCTGTGCCCGGCCAACTTCGCGCTGCCCAACGGCGGCTGGTGCGGCCCGGGGCGCCCCCACTTCGACATGTCGCAGCCGGCGTGGGAGCACATTGGCGTCTACCAGGCCGGCGTCATCCCCGTCGTGTACCAGCAGGTCAAGTgctggcgcagcggcggcgtgcgcttCAGCATCGCCGGGTTCAACTACTTCCTGCTCATCAACATCCAGAACCTCAGTGGCAGCGGCTCCGTGGGCAACGCATGGATCAAGGGCGACAACACCGGGTGGATCCAGATGTCCAGGAACTGGGGAGCAAACTGGCAGGCGCTCTCCGGGCTCGTCGGccaggggctcagcttcgcCGTGACCAGCACCGGCGGGCAGTACATTCAATTCCTCAACGTCGTCCCGGCGTGGTGGAAGTTCGGCGAGACCTACACCACCAACCAGAACTTCTACTACTAA
- the LOC120648621 gene encoding expansin-A31-like translates to MTTTEMVKSLIFLCTALAACLALAAANWCQGTATFYGGPDGSDTMGGACGYGNLYNAGYGINNAALSETLFNNGASCGQCYLIICDGSRPGGQYCKPGTAITISATNLCPANDALPNGGWCGPGRPHFDMSQPAWENIGIYQAGIIPVLYQQVKCWRNGGVRFSIAGFNYFLLVNIQNLAGSGSVGAALIKGDNTGWIQMTRNWGANWQALSGLVGQGLSFAVASTGGQYIEFLNVVPAWWQFGMTFNTYQNFDY, encoded by the exons ATGACGACCACGGAAATGGTCAAGTCCCTGATCTTCTTGTGCACAGCGCTCGCGGCGtgcctcgcgctcgccgccgccaactGGTGTCAGGGCACCGCCACGTTCTACGGCGGACCCGACGGTTCCGACACCATGG GCGGCGCGTGTGGGTACGGCAACTTGTACAACGCCGGGTACGGCATCAATAACGCGGCGCTGAGCGAGACGCTGTTCAACAACGGCGCGTCATGCGGGCAGTGCTACCTCATCATCTGCGACGGGTCACGACCAGGCGGCCAGTACTGCAAGCCCGGCACGGCGATCACGATCTCGGCCACCAACCTGTGCCCGGCCAACGACGCGCTGCCCAACGGCGGCTGGTGCGGCCCGGGGCGCCCCCACTTCGACATGTCACAGCCGGCGTGGGAGAACATCGGCATCTACCAGGCCGGCATCATCCCGGTCCTGTACCAGCAGGTGAAGTGCTGGCGCAACGGTGGCGTGCGCTTCAGCATCGCCGGGTTCAACTACTTCCTTCTCGTCAACATCCAGAACCTCGCCGGCAGCGGCTCCGTGGGCGCAGCCTTGATCAAGGGCGACAACACCGGGTGGATCCAGATGACCAGGAACTGGGGAGCCAACTGGCAGGCGCTCTCCGGACTAGTCGGACAGGGGCTCAGCTTCGCCGTGGCCAGCACGGGCGGGCAGTACATTGAGTTCCTCAACGTCGTGCCAGCGTGGTGGCAGTTCGGCATGACCTTCAACACGTACCAGAATTTCGACTACTGA
- the LOC120648622 gene encoding expansin-A31-like, with amino-acid sequence MAKLLMLCTMVAACLTLAAADWSPGTATFYGGADGSSTMGGACGYDNLYNAGYGVLNAAVSQTLFNDGASCSQCYLITCDGSRPGGEYCKLSNCITVSATNLCPPNYALPNGGCCGPGRPHFDMLQPAWEHIGVYQAGVVPVLYQRVQCSRSGGVRFSMAGSNYFLLVNIQNLGGSGSVAAAWVKGDNTGWIQMSKNWGANWQALAGLVGQGLSFAVTSTGGQYIQFLNVVPAWWQFGMAFSTNQNFVY; translated from the exons ATGGCTAAACTCCTCATGCTGTGCACGATGGTTGCGGCGTGCCTCACACTTGCCGCCGCCGACTGGTCTCCCGGCACCGCCACATTCTACGGAGGCGCCGACGGCTCCAGCACCATGG GAGGCGCGTGCGGGTACGACAACCTGTACAACGCCGGGTACGGCGTGCTCAACGCGGCGGTGAGCCAGACGCTCTTCAACGACGGCGCGTCCTGCAGCCAGTGCTACCTCATCACCTGCGACGGCTCACGCCCGGGCGGCGAGTACTGCAAGCTCAGCAATTGCATCACCGTCTCGGCCACCAACTTGTGCCCGCCCAACTACGCGCTCCCCAACGGCGGCTGTTGCGGCCCGGGGCGCCCCCACTTCGACATGTTGCAGCCGGCGTGGGAGCACATCGGCGTCTACCAGGCCGGCGTTGTCCCGGTCCTCTACCAGCGGGTGCAGTGCtcgcgcagcggcggcgtgcgcttCAGCATGGCCGGCTCCAACTACTTCCTGCTCGTCAACATCCAGAACCTCGGTGGCAGCGGCTCCGTGGCGGCAGCATGGGTCAAGGGCGACAACACGGGGTGGATCCAGATGTCCAAGAACTGGGGAGCCAACTGGCAGGCGCTCGCCGGGCTTGTCGGCCAAGGGCTCAGCTTCGCCGTGACCAGCACCGGTGGGCAGTACATTCAGTTCCTCAACGTCGTGCCGGCGTGGTGGCAGTTCGGCATGGCCTTCTCCACCAACCAGAACTTCGTCTACTAG